The sequence CTTTCCGGAATCACAACTTTAAAGCCCTTAGCTTCTTTAGTCCATTTTAAAGAAGTTTTTGAACCCAACATCGTAATTTTGGTTCCTTCTTTAGGACTAATAGATTTTACAGTCACTACTGAAGGAATTTTGTCCTCTCCATCTTTGGCCAAATAAAACAAAAATACATTTCCTGCTTTATTTTGCGTCATGCAAATATTTTCTTCCTTGTAAGGAGCAATTGGTTTTGTATCATAAATTGCTGTACTGTTTACATTCATCCAATCTGCATAAGCAGCCAACAAATCATAAGCCCCTTGTTGCCATTCGCCTTCTGGGCTTGGCGCAATATTCAGCAATAAATTACCGCCTTTTGCTACCACATCAATCAACATATGAATTCCTTGTCTTCCTGTCATGTATTTCGCGTCAGGAGTATATGACCAGCCACCGCCTGAGGTAATACAAGATTCCCAAGGATAAGGCAACGTTTTTTCAGGAACTCTGTTTTCAGGAGTTAAATAATTTTGATTTTTGCCATGAACAGCTCTATCAACAACAATCAACCCAGGCTGTTTCTGACGTGCTTTTACCACCAATTCATCCATTTTAGGATCCTGATCGACAACTCTATGTTTGATAAAGCCGTTTTTAGATTCGTTTTCTTCAAATTTCGATGCATAGTTTTCTTTGATGTTCTGCAAATCTCTCTTTTTTACCCAGCCACCATCTAGCCACAAAATATCTACTTTGCCATAATTGGTCAGAATCTCTAAAATTTGATTGTGTGTAAAATTAACATATTTCTGCCATTTTTCAGGATATAATGATGGATCATAATTAACATTTCTGTCAAAAGGTGGAAAATAAGGATCCCAATAGTTTTCATTATGCCAATCTGGTTTAGAAAAATAAGCGCCAGTCGAAATATTTTCGCTTCTAAAAGCATTAAAAACTTCTTTTAAAATATCCGCTTTCGGATTGGTGCTAAAAGGACAAGCTGCATCAGTTACTTTATAATCCGTGTATTTTGAATCGAACATTGTAAATCCGTCATGGTGTTTTGTGGTAAAGACCATGTATTTCATTCCGGCCGCTTTTGCTGCTTTTGCCCATTTCGTCGGATCGAATTTTGTTGGGTTGAATGTTTTTTTCAGTCCTTCGTATTCTTTTACATATTCAGTATAATTGTTCGGATTGCTTCCTTTTTTTCTTTCACACCAGCCGTAATCTTCAGGACAAATCGACCAAGATTCTACAATTCCCCATTGACTATAAGTTCCCCAGTGCATTAAAAGACCAAACTTTTTTCCTTGCCATTCTTCTAAATTTTTTAATACTGCAGGATCGGTTTCTGGTACATAACGTTCATCTTCATAAATTGCCTGCGAAAACAATTGCGCAGAAAAAAATAATGCTAAAATGAATATACTTTTTTTCATACTATATTTTATTATTTTTTTAATTCACTAAAATTTCATCTACAAACAGCCATGAGCTCTCGCCTCTTGGACTTTTTTTCAAATTCATTCCAATAATTTTTACATATCTGGCATTTTGTTGTTGAAAACTGATTTTAAAATCTTTCAATTCAGAAATTGGATTTGCTGCATAAGGACGCGAAACTTTTCCAACTTCTTTGTAATTAATGCCATCATTAGAGAGCAAAACTTTTATTTGTATTGGAAAAAATACGCCCGCACCTTGACTCTCTAATGTTCCAACTGTAACTTGTTGAATACTTTCTGCTTTTTCAAAATCGAT comes from Flavobacterium sp. KACC 22761 and encodes:
- a CDS encoding alpha-L-fucosidase, translated to MKKSIFILALFFSAQLFSQAIYEDERYVPETDPAVLKNLEEWQGKKFGLLMHWGTYSQWGIVESWSICPEDYGWCERKKGSNPNNYTEYVKEYEGLKKTFNPTKFDPTKWAKAAKAAGMKYMVFTTKHHDGFTMFDSKYTDYKVTDAACPFSTNPKADILKEVFNAFRSENISTGAYFSKPDWHNENYWDPYFPPFDRNVNYDPSLYPEKWQKYVNFTHNQILEILTNYGKVDILWLDGGWVKKRDLQNIKENYASKFEENESKNGFIKHRVVDQDPKMDELVVKARQKQPGLIVVDRAVHGKNQNYLTPENRVPEKTLPYPWESCITSGGGWSYTPDAKYMTGRQGIHMLIDVVAKGGNLLLNIAPSPEGEWQQGAYDLLAAYADWMNVNSTAIYDTKPIAPYKEENICMTQNKAGNVFLFYLAKDGEDKIPSVVTVKSISPKEGTKITMLGSKTSLKWTKEAKGFKVVIPESLRKNLPSKEAWTLKIEAINK